In Flammeovirgaceae bacterium 311, one DNA window encodes the following:
- a CDS encoding signal transduction histidine kinase (COG0642 Signal transduction histidine kinase), whose protein sequence is MNFIKNLKIRDKLFLLLFLLLLPLIYFVYAKISTEIRENEELREVSLQLNESEKLSEFIHQFQKERARIIYASEGDSTFVTEAISQRSYTNLAEKELKLFLDSAGRSFSDLVLINNLKDYRNQLDEGQLNVDEFRIYSRRLIFSFLNRIDENATGISNVKISRDLISFRNLSESKVQLGRIRSLLMKVVAEGNFSTEDYAAFITQSEFYNRAHSNFNRYASKEAVTEVQRITSSENYKHISGLIQLVESNKRDNIFNYNPGIIFNTFTKSIEDIKLAEDLMISRIARRVSAESREKARELSLLIGLLILSLGLAILLSFYIINIISASLSRLRIAAEHIRSGATDVHIMVDGKDEIGEVADAFRGVVSKNLALSKVAQAIGEDKYDIEVEVLGPQDVLSYAIRGMKNNLQRLKRESANRNWVLTGMSELNNLISGEQTLDTLSQKIIHYLCSYTGSEVGIFYLHNDGGELLPAAMNGANLKLEDIESLRIGSGKVGQAVKEQQLKLLEDVQAEYLKIESGLTSIDRSNIMIVPLLFSEHVIGAIELGSRHKFSSLQLDFLKIAADRIAIIIHSLKAQLQTQELLHETQNQAEELETQQEELRQLNAELKASEEELKVSQEELQEKNSELEEKAQLLEEQFEAVRTKNQELEDAREAIELKMQQVETVSQYKSEFLANMSHELRTPLNSILILSKLLSDNPDNNLSDKQAEHAQIIHNSGGDLLKLINEILDLSKIEAGQIRLELDEVKVSELKLYNTFRELAYKKSIDFKVTTAPDVFETLTTDRFRLEQILKNLLSNAIKFTDDGGTVELSIFPVRQKPHFSSEQLREQQEVIAFSVKDTGIGISEEQQQFIFEAFQQADTSTTRKYGGTGLGLTISKELAALLGGEIKLQSKEGEGSTFTLYLPRVLGEESPHEKNKKEILKVPAKKEELLVQQKTESVRQVFDSLKKKEKKEISLLIVEDDKAFNSILADFALNKNFKVHQAFTGNEGLRLAREVKPDAILLDINLPDTSGWEVLQKIRESKDLRHVNVHVMSAYDREVIGNYQDNDEYLPKPVTLEMINNAFTTIAERSDKDIENILIVEDNEVENRAISELLLAHDLKSTAAFSAEEAEAVLTRQKIDCIILDLNLPGMKGHEWMEKIRSKKGLSEIPIIIYSGKDLSEKEEARLKKWANTIIIKNEHSYLRLLDEVQLFLHKVNQKLPQGNDFSMKLHVPEEMLRNKKVLIVDDDVRNVYSLCSLLENHEMNIVVAYDGQEALNKLEAVEDIDIVLMDVMMPEMDGIEATRQIRQNYKFRKLPIIALTAKAMKGDKEKCIEAGASDYIPKPVDTDKLLTLMRVWLYEAR, encoded by the coding sequence ATGAATTTTATAAAAAATCTAAAGATCAGGGATAAATTGTTTCTGCTCTTATTTCTTCTACTGCTCCCGCTCATATATTTCGTATATGCCAAAATCAGCACAGAAATCAGGGAAAATGAAGAGCTCCGGGAGGTAAGCCTGCAGTTGAATGAATCTGAAAAATTATCAGAATTTATTCATCAGTTTCAGAAGGAGAGGGCTAGGATTATTTATGCAAGCGAGGGTGATTCTACTTTTGTCACAGAAGCAATATCTCAAAGATCCTATACAAATTTAGCGGAAAAAGAACTTAAACTATTTCTTGATAGTGCCGGAAGATCCTTTTCAGATCTTGTGCTGATCAACAACTTAAAGGACTACCGGAATCAGCTGGATGAGGGTCAGCTGAATGTTGATGAATTCAGAATATACTCCAGGAGACTGATTTTCAGCTTTCTGAACAGGATCGATGAGAATGCTACAGGGATCAGTAATGTAAAGATTAGTCGTGATCTGATCTCCTTCAGAAACCTATCAGAATCGAAAGTTCAGCTGGGCAGAATCAGAAGCCTGCTGATGAAGGTAGTGGCCGAGGGTAATTTCTCAACAGAAGATTATGCTGCATTTATTACCCAGAGTGAATTTTACAACAGGGCACATAGCAATTTTAACAGATATGCCTCTAAAGAGGCAGTAACGGAAGTTCAGCGAATTACTTCTTCTGAAAACTACAAACATATTTCAGGGCTTATACAACTTGTTGAGAGTAATAAGCGGGATAATATTTTTAATTACAACCCCGGCATCATCTTTAATACCTTTACAAAAAGCATAGAAGATATAAAGCTGGCAGAAGATCTCATGATCTCCAGAATTGCACGCCGTGTTAGTGCAGAAAGCAGGGAGAAAGCAAGGGAACTATCTTTGTTGATAGGGCTGCTCATTTTATCGCTGGGACTGGCCATCCTGCTGAGCTTCTACATTATAAACATCATTTCAGCCTCTCTCTCCAGATTAAGAATAGCTGCGGAACACATAAGATCCGGCGCAACAGATGTACATATAATGGTTGATGGAAAGGATGAGATAGGTGAAGTAGCGGATGCATTCAGAGGGGTGGTTTCTAAAAATCTGGCACTCTCTAAGGTTGCACAGGCCATTGGAGAAGATAAATATGATATTGAGGTGGAAGTGCTGGGACCGCAGGACGTACTTAGCTACGCCATTAGGGGTATGAAGAATAATCTGCAGCGCCTGAAGCGTGAGAGTGCTAACAGAAACTGGGTGCTGACAGGTATGTCGGAATTGAACAATCTTATATCAGGAGAACAAACGTTAGATACGCTAAGCCAGAAAATCATACATTATTTATGTTCCTATACTGGTTCTGAAGTCGGTATCTTTTATTTGCACAATGATGGTGGTGAATTGTTGCCTGCCGCTATGAATGGTGCTAACCTGAAGCTGGAAGATATAGAATCCCTTCGCATAGGTAGTGGTAAGGTAGGCCAGGCAGTCAAGGAACAACAACTAAAGCTACTGGAAGATGTACAGGCTGAATATTTGAAGATCGAAAGTGGTTTAACTTCCATAGACCGATCTAACATTATGATAGTTCCCCTGCTTTTTTCAGAGCATGTAATAGGGGCAATAGAGCTGGGTTCACGCCATAAGTTCAGTAGTTTGCAGCTTGATTTTTTGAAGATAGCGGCAGATCGTATTGCTATCATCATACATTCCCTGAAGGCACAGCTGCAAACACAGGAATTGCTGCACGAAACCCAGAACCAGGCCGAAGAGCTGGAAACACAACAGGAGGAGCTTAGGCAGTTAAATGCAGAGTTGAAGGCCTCTGAAGAGGAATTGAAAGTAAGCCAGGAAGAGCTGCAGGAAAAAAATTCAGAGCTGGAGGAAAAAGCTCAGCTGCTTGAGGAGCAGTTTGAAGCTGTTCGCACCAAAAACCAGGAGCTGGAGGATGCCCGTGAAGCCATTGAATTAAAAATGCAGCAGGTAGAGACGGTGAGCCAGTATAAGAGCGAGTTTCTGGCCAATATGTCGCATGAACTGCGAACCCCGCTCAACAGCATTCTTATTTTATCCAAACTACTGTCAGATAATCCGGATAATAACCTTAGCGATAAGCAGGCCGAACATGCACAGATCATTCATAATTCAGGTGGCGATCTGTTAAAGCTGATCAACGAAATTCTGGACCTTTCCAAAATCGAAGCAGGGCAGATAAGGCTGGAGCTTGATGAAGTTAAAGTTAGCGAGCTTAAGCTCTACAATACTTTCAGAGAGCTGGCCTATAAGAAAAGCATAGATTTTAAAGTCACGACTGCGCCTGATGTTTTTGAAACACTTACCACAGACCGCTTCCGCCTGGAGCAGATCTTAAAAAATTTACTGAGCAACGCCATCAAGTTTACAGATGATGGTGGTACCGTAGAGCTTTCGATATTTCCGGTAAGGCAAAAGCCCCATTTTTCTTCCGAGCAGTTAAGGGAGCAGCAGGAAGTTATTGCATTTTCTGTAAAAGATACTGGCATAGGTATCTCAGAAGAACAGCAGCAGTTTATTTTTGAAGCCTTTCAGCAGGCAGACACCTCCACTACCAGAAAATATGGCGGCACAGGTTTAGGTCTCACCATCAGCAAAGAACTTGCTGCCCTGCTTGGCGGAGAAATAAAACTCCAGAGCAAAGAAGGTGAAGGAAGTACCTTTACCCTTTACCTGCCGCGCGTACTAGGGGAAGAAAGCCCACATGAAAAGAATAAAAAAGAAATCCTGAAAGTACCTGCCAAAAAAGAAGAGCTGCTGGTTCAGCAAAAAACAGAATCGGTTAGGCAGGTGTTTGATAGTTTGAAGAAAAAGGAAAAGAAAGAAATATCGCTGCTTATCGTAGAAGATGATAAAGCGTTTAACAGCATTCTGGCAGATTTTGCCCTTAATAAAAACTTTAAGGTGCATCAAGCCTTTACCGGCAATGAGGGTTTACGCTTGGCCAGAGAAGTAAAGCCAGATGCCATACTACTGGATATTAACCTGCCCGATACCTCCGGATGGGAGGTACTGCAGAAGATCAGGGAGTCCAAAGATTTGCGGCATGTGAATGTTCATGTTATGTCGGCCTACGACAGGGAGGTGATTGGCAATTACCAGGATAATGATGAATACCTGCCTAAACCCGTTACCTTGGAGATGATAAATAATGCCTTTACAACCATTGCCGAGCGATCTGATAAAGACATTGAAAACATACTGATTGTAGAAGACAATGAAGTAGAGAACAGGGCTATTTCTGAATTGCTTCTGGCCCATGACCTGAAATCCACTGCTGCATTTTCTGCAGAAGAAGCCGAGGCGGTGCTGACGCGTCAAAAGATTGATTGCATCATTCTTGATTTGAACCTGCCGGGCATGAAAGGCCATGAATGGATGGAAAAAATCAGGTCTAAAAAAGGACTTTCTGAAATACCCATCATTATATATTCCGGCAAGGATTTAAGTGAAAAAGAAGAGGCCAGGCTGAAGAAATGGGCAAACACCATCATCATTAAAAATGAGCATTCTTATTTAAGGCTGCTCGATGAAGTTCAGTTATTCTTACATAAGGTGAACCAAAAGCTGCCCCAGGGAAATGATTTCAGCATGAAGCTGCATGTTCCAGAAGAAATGCTGAGAAACAAAAAGGTGTTGATTGTTGATGATGATGTAAGGAACGTATACTCCCTGTGCAGCTTGCTGGAGAATCATGAAATGAACATAGTGGTTGCCTACGATGGCCAGGAGGCGCTGAACAAACTTGAGGCCGTAGAGGATATAGATATAGTACTGATGGATGTGATGATGCCGGAAATGGACGGTATTGAAGCAACCAGGCAGATCAGACAAAATTATAAATTCAGAAAACTTCCCATAATTGCATTAACTGCAAAGGCAATGAAGGGAGATAAAGAAAAATGTATAGAAGCGGGAGCATCTGATTATATTCCTAAACCGGTAGATACAGATAAATTGCTGACGTTAATGCGGGTATGGCTGTATGAAGCTAGATAA
- a CDS encoding MCP methyltransferase, CheR-type (COG1352 Methylase of chemotaxis methyl-accepting proteins): MKLDNEEFFEEEVETLIQDIHQFYGYDFRGYARASVYRRIKRFLTNNHMSSIRELKKAVLADSYFFEGFLQEVTVNVTEMFRDPSFFLALRTRVLPILSTYPHIKIWDAGCSTGEELFSLTILLSEAGLLNRTKIYATDINQKVLKQAKEGIYSANHIAEYTSGYYAAGGKQEFSSYYTSNYGNVKFNSSLLKNVIFYPHNLASDFSFNEFHLIICRNVLIYFNSELQDRVLKLFQESLVPLGYLGLGKKETLSLSGVSKNFDIVDKDNRIYRKIS; the protein is encoded by the coding sequence ATGAAGCTAGATAATGAAGAATTTTTTGAAGAAGAGGTTGAAACGTTAATTCAGGACATCCATCAGTTTTACGGCTATGACTTCAGGGGGTATGCCCGGGCATCGGTGTACAGAAGAATCAAAAGATTTCTGACCAACAATCACATGAGCTCAATCCGGGAGCTTAAAAAAGCTGTTCTGGCAGACAGTTATTTTTTTGAAGGGTTTTTGCAGGAGGTTACTGTTAACGTGACAGAAATGTTCAGAGACCCCAGCTTCTTTCTGGCTCTGCGTACGCGTGTGCTCCCGATTTTATCTACCTATCCGCACATTAAAATCTGGGATGCCGGCTGCTCTACAGGCGAGGAGCTGTTTTCGCTAACAATATTGCTGTCAGAAGCAGGTTTGCTGAACAGAACAAAGATTTACGCAACCGACATCAATCAAAAAGTACTGAAGCAGGCAAAGGAGGGAATCTATTCTGCTAATCATATTGCCGAATATACTTCAGGCTATTATGCAGCGGGGGGTAAGCAGGAGTTTTCTTCTTACTACACCAGTAATTATGGAAATGTAAAATTTAACTCTTCTTTACTTAAAAATGTGATTTTTTACCCTCATAACCTGGCTTCAGATTTTTCATTTAATGAATTCCACCTAATCATCTGCCGTAATGTGCTCATTTATTTTAACTCTGAACTTCAGGACAGGGTACTGAAACTGTTTCAGGAAAGCCTTGTTCCGCTGGGTTACCTGGGCCTGGGAAAAAAAGAAACATTATCTCTGTCTGGTGTTAGCAAGAATTTTGATATTGTAGACAAAGACAATCGCATATACCGCAAAATCAGCTGA
- a CDS encoding phosphoenolpyruvate carboxylase (COG2352 Phosphoenolpyruvate carboxylase) → MSSKTGSNPLTVYKNLVGIKFQLYNSLFTSLPFHRIEKTGILLTMFLIHCEEGYANNQSPDEIIQSFLAQFTNYKATKEKNDLLFRFIQYAERQVVLFDALEDAAFSKINDTGGAGTLKHLSSEVTVKQATGKLGEKLKNFAVRLVLTAHPTQFYPGSVLGIIHDLSKSLQNENSAQVNSYLQQLAITPFFKKERPTPFGEARALIWFLQNTFYPAAGNILSSLQQQYPGVVDLHNPVIRLGFWPGGDRDGNPFVKVDTTLQVAEELRAAITVSYYRDVRTMKRRLTFKGVEAPLTQLEQKLYNNIFVPGHKADITKQEIVDTLMNICNTLNEKYNGLFVSKVENLIAKVEIFGLFFASLDIRQDSSVHGAMLEVIAKKSGAIPENYAAFTDQEKIAALLDIKEEVDPSVLEDELFRDALETMKAIKTIQKINGEEGCHRYIISHSTKALSVLEVFGLLQMSGWKREELTIDIVPLFETIDDLVAAPAIMQELYQTPFYKEHLDRRNNIQTIMLGFSDGTKDGGYLMANWSIYKAKEELTRVSRENGIQVVFFDGRGGPPARGGGKTHQFYASMGKNIENKEIQLTIQGQTISSNFGIIDSAQYNMEQLMHAGISNELFRAEEVTVDKEDEKAFQELAQESYNEFNKIKHNPLFLEYLTSASPLRYYSETNIASRPSKRNKDKKITLDDLRAVPYVGSWSQIKQNLPGYYGVGSALQKMEEDGKWDKVQHLYNNSLFFRTLMGNCEMAMSKAFFPLTQYFSKNPVYGELWNNFYEEYKRSKQYVLKLSGKNELMDDRPVDQLSIQMRQRIELPLTTIQQYALSKIREIEEGGGDAQLKEVYEKMVVRCSFGIINAERNSA, encoded by the coding sequence ATGAGTAGTAAAACCGGGAGTAACCCCTTAACGGTTTATAAAAACCTGGTGGGAATTAAATTTCAGCTCTACAACAGCCTTTTTACTTCTTTACCTTTTCACAGAATAGAAAAGACCGGCATTTTGTTGACAATGTTCCTGATTCACTGCGAAGAAGGCTATGCCAATAACCAAAGTCCGGATGAAATCATACAATCTTTTCTGGCCCAGTTTACCAACTATAAGGCAACCAAAGAAAAAAACGACCTGCTCTTCAGGTTTATTCAGTATGCAGAGCGGCAGGTAGTGCTGTTTGATGCCCTGGAAGATGCTGCCTTCAGCAAAATCAATGATACTGGTGGTGCAGGTACCCTTAAGCATTTAAGCTCTGAAGTAACAGTTAAACAAGCCACAGGCAAACTGGGGGAGAAGCTGAAAAACTTTGCAGTAAGACTGGTGCTTACAGCCCACCCCACACAATTTTACCCCGGCTCGGTTTTAGGCATTATTCACGATCTTTCTAAGTCACTGCAGAACGAAAACAGTGCACAGGTAAATTCATACCTGCAGCAGCTTGCCATAACACCATTCTTCAAAAAAGAGCGGCCAACGCCATTCGGGGAGGCCAGGGCACTGATCTGGTTTTTACAAAATACTTTCTACCCGGCTGCCGGCAATATCCTTTCAAGTCTGCAGCAGCAGTACCCCGGCGTTGTAGACCTGCACAATCCGGTAATCCGCCTAGGCTTCTGGCCTGGTGGCGACAGGGATGGCAACCCCTTTGTGAAGGTAGATACTACGCTGCAGGTAGCAGAAGAATTACGGGCTGCTATTACGGTTTCTTACTACCGCGATGTAAGAACCATGAAAAGGCGCTTAACCTTCAAAGGAGTTGAAGCTCCTTTAACCCAGCTGGAGCAAAAGTTGTACAATAACATTTTTGTTCCGGGTCACAAAGCAGATATCACAAAGCAGGAGATTGTAGATACCCTTATGAACATCTGCAATACCCTGAATGAGAAGTACAATGGTTTGTTTGTTTCCAAAGTAGAAAATCTGATTGCCAAGGTTGAGATCTTTGGGCTTTTCTTTGCCTCTCTGGATATACGACAGGATAGCTCCGTACATGGCGCCATGCTGGAGGTAATTGCTAAAAAATCTGGTGCAATTCCAGAAAACTATGCTGCCTTTACAGACCAGGAAAAGATTGCTGCCCTGCTGGATATCAAAGAAGAGGTAGATCCGTCAGTGCTCGAGGATGAGCTGTTCCGGGATGCTCTTGAAACCATGAAGGCAATTAAAACAATTCAGAAGATCAATGGCGAAGAAGGTTGCCATCGGTACATCATCAGCCACTCCACAAAGGCTCTTAGTGTGCTGGAGGTATTCGGGCTGCTGCAAATGAGCGGGTGGAAGCGTGAAGAACTCACTATTGATATTGTTCCTTTGTTCGAAACCATAGACGACCTGGTGGCAGCACCTGCTATTATGCAGGAGTTGTACCAAACTCCTTTCTATAAAGAGCACCTGGACAGGAGAAATAACATCCAGACCATTATGCTGGGCTTTTCAGATGGCACCAAAGATGGTGGTTACCTGATGGCAAACTGGAGTATATACAAAGCCAAAGAAGAGCTCACCCGGGTATCCAGGGAAAATGGTATACAGGTTGTTTTTTTTGATGGCAGGGGAGGACCTCCGGCGCGTGGTGGAGGAAAAACCCATCAATTTTATGCCTCAATGGGTAAAAATATTGAAAATAAGGAAATTCAGCTGACCATTCAGGGACAGACGATCAGCTCCAATTTCGGTATTATAGATTCTGCCCAGTACAACATGGAGCAGTTGATGCATGCCGGCATCAGCAATGAGTTATTCCGGGCAGAAGAGGTTACAGTAGACAAGGAAGATGAAAAAGCCTTTCAGGAACTTGCACAGGAGAGCTACAACGAGTTTAATAAAATAAAGCATAATCCCCTGTTCCTGGAGTATCTTACCAGTGCCAGCCCCTTGCGCTACTATTCCGAAACAAATATTGCCAGCAGGCCCTCTAAGCGTAACAAGGATAAGAAAATCACGCTTGATGATCTAAGAGCAGTGCCTTATGTAGGCTCCTGGAGCCAGATAAAGCAAAACTTACCGGGATATTATGGCGTAGGTTCTGCCCTGCAAAAGATGGAGGAAGATGGTAAATGGGATAAGGTACAGCACCTGTACAATAACTCTCTTTTCTTCAGAACACTTATGGGCAATTGCGAAATGGCTATGTCCAAAGCTTTCTTTCCGCTAACTCAGTACTTTTCTAAAAATCCTGTTTATGGTGAGCTCTGGAATAATTTTTACGAAGAGTACAAAAGGAGTAAGCAGTATGTGCTGAAGCTTTCCGGTAAAAATGAGCTTATGGATGACAGGCCGGTAGACCAGCTATCTATACAGATGCGCCAGCGCATTGAGCTTCCACTTACCACCATACAGCAGTATGCTTTAAGCAAAATCAGGGAAATAGAAGAAGGTGGTGGCGATGCCCAGTTAAAAGAGGTTTATGAAAAAATGGTAGTCCGGTGCTCCTTTGGTATCATCAACGCAGAAAGAAACTCTGCTTAA
- a CDS encoding cellulose synthase (UDP-forming) (COG1215 Glycosyltransferases, probably involved in cell wall biogenesis) has product MYTLTESKQNKRTAIPEREIRAKDVTIIRIMIVLGLTTLALFLYWFFDENHVGYEPLYWLLTTALGFKLLRTLHEWYHYFSISKPVKPQLTTAFTVDIFTTACPGEPCSMITNTLEAIQRIHYPHTTYLCDEGNDPVLKEICEKLGVIHVTRTEKVDAKAGNINNALQYAKGDICLILDPDHVPAPEFIDEVLPYFEDPNIGFVQVVQAYSNSKESLVAYGAAEQTYSFYGPMMMGMNSYGTVQAIGANCTFRRSALDSIGGHAAGLAEDMHTAMRLHAKGWKSVYVPKILTRGLVPATLASYYKQQIKWARGTFELLFTVYPQLFSGFTWRQKIHYLTLPLYYLFGVFNLIDFLIPSLSLILGEFPWYVSLGEFLIMFAPFFFISICIRHYAQRWLHEKKENGFHLFGGILRTGTWWVFCLGLIYSILRIKVPYIPTPKDDKPKNNFLLSIPNLLVSFFSIWAIIYYQLIYGYLLYNPYVQMMAMFAMVNAMITGCVVIIGQEKFLMSIQKKLLEPASVQPVMKPIRKVFGRTRHGFYSSIRSIAFAITIAAATVSIGFVVAGDKAMSIMEPSERNTQVAEKAINEKPDSWWEHLLKKLDQE; this is encoded by the coding sequence ATGTATACTTTAACTGAAAGCAAACAGAACAAGCGTACAGCTATTCCAGAGAGGGAAATAAGAGCCAAAGACGTTACAATCATCCGTATCATGATTGTGCTGGGTCTTACTACGCTTGCATTGTTCCTTTACTGGTTTTTTGATGAGAATCATGTTGGTTATGAACCTCTGTACTGGTTATTAACCACAGCCTTAGGCTTTAAACTACTACGTACTTTACATGAGTGGTATCACTATTTCTCCATTAGCAAACCTGTAAAGCCCCAGCTGACAACAGCGTTCACGGTAGATATATTTACCACTGCCTGCCCCGGTGAACCTTGCAGCATGATCACCAATACCCTGGAGGCCATACAACGGATCCATTACCCGCACACCACCTATCTCTGTGATGAAGGCAATGATCCGGTACTGAAAGAAATTTGCGAGAAACTGGGTGTGATTCATGTAACCCGTACAGAAAAGGTAGATGCCAAAGCGGGTAATATTAACAATGCCCTGCAGTATGCCAAAGGAGATATTTGCCTGATTCTGGACCCGGACCATGTTCCGGCACCAGAATTTATTGATGAGGTGCTGCCTTATTTCGAAGATCCGAATATTGGATTTGTACAGGTAGTTCAGGCCTACAGCAATAGCAAGGAAAGCCTGGTAGCTTATGGTGCTGCAGAGCAGACCTACAGCTTTTACGGCCCTATGATGATGGGCATGAACAGCTATGGCACCGTGCAGGCCATAGGTGCTAACTGCACCTTCAGGAGGTCGGCCCTGGATTCAATTGGAGGTCATGCAGCCGGCCTGGCAGAAGATATGCATACGGCTATGCGCCTCCATGCCAAAGGCTGGAAATCGGTTTATGTACCTAAGATTTTAACTCGTGGTCTGGTACCTGCTACTCTGGCTTCTTATTATAAACAACAGATTAAATGGGCAAGGGGTACGTTTGAATTATTATTCACAGTATACCCACAACTATTTAGTGGGTTTACCTGGAGACAAAAAATTCATTATCTCACCCTGCCCCTTTATTATCTTTTTGGTGTGTTCAACCTGATCGATTTCCTGATTCCGTCTCTGTCGCTGATTTTGGGGGAATTTCCGTGGTATGTGTCCCTGGGAGAGTTTCTCATCATGTTTGCTCCTTTCTTTTTTATCTCTATCTGCATCAGGCATTATGCCCAGCGATGGCTACATGAAAAAAAGGAAAATGGATTTCATCTGTTTGGAGGTATTTTAAGAACCGGTACCTGGTGGGTATTTTGCCTTGGCTTAATTTATTCCATCTTAAGGATAAAAGTACCCTATATCCCCACTCCCAAAGATGATAAGCCTAAAAATAATTTCCTGCTAAGTATCCCAAACCTGCTGGTTTCCTTTTTTTCAATTTGGGCTATTATTTATTATCAGCTTATTTACGGATATCTGTTATACAATCCCTATGTACAAATGATGGCCATGTTTGCCATGGTTAATGCAATGATAACGGGTTGTGTAGTGATCATTGGCCAGGAAAAGTTTCTGATGTCCATTCAGAAAAAATTGCTGGAACCAGCCTCCGTACAGCCTGTTATGAAGCCAATCAGAAAAGTATTTGGCCGCACCAGGCATGGCTTTTACAGCAGTATCCGCTCCATTGCTTTTGCCATTACCATTGCTGCAGCTACAGTTTCTATAGGTTTTGTGGTTGCCGGCGATAAGGCCATGTCTATTATGGAGCCTTCTGAAAGAAATACTCAAGTAGCTGAAAAAGCCATCAATGAAAAACCCGACAGCTGGTGGGAACATCTGTTAAAGAAGCTGGATCAGGAATAA